A single window of Microcebus murinus isolate Inina chromosome 29, M.murinus_Inina_mat1.0, whole genome shotgun sequence DNA harbors:
- the DNAJB14 gene encoding dnaJ homolog subfamily B member 14 isoform X1, which translates to MEGNRDEAEKCVEIAREALNAGDREKAQRFLQKAEKLYPLPAARALLEVIMKNGSTAGNIPHCRKPSSSGDQSKPNCTKDSTSGSGEGGKGYTKDQVDGVLSINKCKNYYEVLGVTKDAGDEDLKKAYRKLALKFHPDKNHAPGATDAFKKIGNAYAVLSNPEKRKQYDLTGSEEQACNHQNNGRFNFHRGCEADITPEDLFNIFFGGGFPSGTVHSFSNGRAGYSHQHQHRHSGHEREEERGDGGFSVFIQLMPIIVLILVSLLSQMMVSNPPYSLYPRSGSGQTIKMQTENLGVIYYVNKDFKNEYKGMLLQKVEKSVEEDYVTNVRNNCWKERQQKTDMQYAAKVYRDDRLRRKADALSMDNCKELERLTSLYKGG; encoded by the exons ATGGAGGGGAACCGGGATGAGGCGGAGAAATGTGTGGAGATCGCCCGGGAGGCGCTGAACGCCGGCGACCGCGAGAAGGCCCAGCGCTTCCTGCAGAAGGCCGAGAAGCTCTACCCGCTGCCCGCGGCCCGCG CACTATTGGAAGTAATTATGAAAAATGGAAGCACAGCTGGAAATATTCCTCATTGCCGAAAACCATCCAGTAGTGGTGATCAGAGCAAGCCTAACTGCACGAAGGACAGCACGTCTGGCAGTGGTGAAGGTGGAAAAGGCTATACCAAAGACCAAGTGGATGGAGTTCTCAG cataaacaaatgtaaaaattactATGAAGTACTTGGAGTTACGAAAGATGCTGGTGATGAAGATttgaaaaaagcttatagaaagCTTGCTTTGAAGTTTCATCCAGACAAAAACCATGCACCTGGAGCAACAGATGcttttaaaa AGATTGGAAACGCTTATGCTGTTTTAAGCAATCCAGAAAAACGAAAACAGTATGATCTCACAGGCAGTGAAGAACAAGCTTGTAATCACCAAAACAATGGCAGAtttaatttccatagaggttgtgaaGCTGATATAACTCCAGAAGacttgtttaatatattttttggtgGGGGATTTCCTTCAG gtaCTGTACATTCATTTTCAAATGGACGAGCTGGTTATAGCCATCAACATCAACATCGACATAGTGGAcatgaaagagaagaagaaagaggagat GGAGGTTTTTCTGTGTTTATCCAGCTGATGCCCATTATTGTATTGATCCTCGTGTCATTATTAAGCCAAATGATGGTCTCTAATCCTCCTTATTCCTTATATCCCAGATC TGGATCAGGGCAAACCATTAAAATGCAGACAGAAAATTTGGGTGTTATTTATTATGTCAACAaggactttaaaaatgaatataaaggaATGTTATTACAGAAGGTAGAAAAGAGTGTGGAAGAAGATTATGTGACTAATGTTCGAAATAATTGTTGGAAAGAAAGACAACAAA aaaCGGATATGCAATATGCAGCAAAAGTATACCGTGATGATCGGCTCCGAAGGAAGGCAGATGCCTTGAGCATGGACAACTGCAAAGAATTAGAGCGGCTAACCAGTCTGTATAAAGGAGGATGA
- the DNAJB14 gene encoding dnaJ homolog subfamily B member 14 isoform X2, translated as MCGDRPGGAERRRPREGPALPAEGREALPAARGPRINKCKNYYEVLGVTKDAGDEDLKKAYRKLALKFHPDKNHAPGATDAFKKIGNAYAVLSNPEKRKQYDLTGSEEQACNHQNNGRFNFHRGCEADITPEDLFNIFFGGGFPSGTVHSFSNGRAGYSHQHQHRHSGHEREEERGDGGFSVFIQLMPIIVLILVSLLSQMMVSNPPYSLYPRSGSGQTIKMQTENLGVIYYVNKDFKNEYKGMLLQKVEKSVEEDYVTNVRNNCWKERQQKTDMQYAAKVYRDDRLRRKADALSMDNCKELERLTSLYKGG; from the exons ATGTGTGGAGATCGCCCGGGAGGCGCTGAACGCCGGCGACCGCGAGAAGGCCCAGCGCTTCCTGCAGAAGGCCGAGAAGCTCTACCCGCTGCCCGCGGCCCGCG cataaacaaatgtaaaaattactATGAAGTACTTGGAGTTACGAAAGATGCTGGTGATGAAGATttgaaaaaagcttatagaaagCTTGCTTTGAAGTTTCATCCAGACAAAAACCATGCACCTGGAGCAACAGATGcttttaaaa AGATTGGAAACGCTTATGCTGTTTTAAGCAATCCAGAAAAACGAAAACAGTATGATCTCACAGGCAGTGAAGAACAAGCTTGTAATCACCAAAACAATGGCAGAtttaatttccatagaggttgtgaaGCTGATATAACTCCAGAAGacttgtttaatatattttttggtgGGGGATTTCCTTCAG gtaCTGTACATTCATTTTCAAATGGACGAGCTGGTTATAGCCATCAACATCAACATCGACATAGTGGAcatgaaagagaagaagaaagaggagat GGAGGTTTTTCTGTGTTTATCCAGCTGATGCCCATTATTGTATTGATCCTCGTGTCATTATTAAGCCAAATGATGGTCTCTAATCCTCCTTATTCCTTATATCCCAGATC TGGATCAGGGCAAACCATTAAAATGCAGACAGAAAATTTGGGTGTTATTTATTATGTCAACAaggactttaaaaatgaatataaaggaATGTTATTACAGAAGGTAGAAAAGAGTGTGGAAGAAGATTATGTGACTAATGTTCGAAATAATTGTTGGAAAGAAAGACAACAAA aaaCGGATATGCAATATGCAGCAAAAGTATACCGTGATGATCGGCTCCGAAGGAAGGCAGATGCCTTGAGCATGGACAACTGCAAAGAATTAGAGCGGCTAACCAGTCTGTATAAAGGAGGATGA